The genomic stretch tttgggTGCACTGACCCATCTCTGTTTTCCTCCAGGCTGTGAGGATGGCAACCAAGCCACAATACTGTACACTGGCGTCAGTGAGGGATACTGTGCATCTGCAGAGCCCTGAGGCTGAGAATGCTGATATTTCCATTTCTTGTCACACCAAAAACGCAAAGCAGACTCCATCatcgtctctctctctttttttttttttttttttttttttttttttgaccctcCTCTCACTTTTTCAAAGGACCCTAGGCTGGGAGCTGCTTGTAGAGTCTTCCCTGCAGGCTGTCCTTTCTTCCGTTCCCCAGCTCCCTGCAGGTGCCTCCTGCCCTGGTTTcatctgcctctccttctgcTACCTCACATCTGCCTAGGGGCTGCTCCTGGCTAAAGCTGCAGCTTCAGGGGACTCTCAGGTGGGGGTGGCAGAGCCATAGGGCGCTTTCAGGTATAGCTGACAAAAGTAAGGAGCCCTGGATGCCCGTGTCTGTATCTCTCGACACCAGCATGTGAGGATGTGCTCCCTTCTTCCCAAGGTGTGCTCATACCCAACCTGTAAGGGAAAGGGGCCTCTCCCCTTGGAGCTGTACAGGTTCCAGGGGGCCTGACGTTTCCTCATGGCCCTCTCAACTCTAAGGCAGCCAAGGAAAATGGCGGTGTTCTGACCTGGGAAGACACCAATCAACTCGCAGGCCAGTCCTGAAGTGCCCTCCCTGCCTGAGCTGAGCATGAGCTTGCATGTCTGAAACCCAGATGCTCTAAAATAGGACTAGCTTTCATGCGGGGGGTCGGAGGGGAACACCTCAGACCTTCTCAGATAAGAAAGGGGCACTGCAACTTAGATCACAGAGTTGGGGTAGGGGTAGACGTGGGGGTGGGGCAAACCCTTGTCCCTCCAGTATAGCTGGGGGCTGTTCTGAAGTTGGTAAGGAAATATCTTGTTCTCCACCATCCCCTTGAATTTGGCAGGGACACTCCAGTTTACGGATGTAGGCATTCAGAGAATGAAGAACATCTCTTTTGAGTTGAAGGCTCATAAACAGAGTGTGATTGATTGGCATGGGTAAGGCGGGGGTAGAAAAATCCCAAGAGTGAGGCTAGTATCAAGCAAGGAGGCTGGCTTCtggcacacatctgtgtgtgtttgtttgtatggggAGATGAGACAAGACCTCATGAAtctcaggctggtctctaacttaCTATacagccaaggatggccttaagTTTTAGAgattcctgtctctacttcccaagtgccagCTTTATAGGTATGAACCATCACACCCAGTTTAAGGAGCATTGGAGATGGAGCACTCAACCAACTGGCCTACACCCCCAGTCCCTCTAGCacacttcaaagaaagaaaaatctctttaaattttGCCTATTGGGAAGGTACTTCCTTGAACTCTCTTAAAATCCcggtttcctcacctgtaaatgGGGCTAGGGTGGCAGTGAGGCATTGTCCACACAAGTTTGTGCAGTGTCGACGATGTCATTGTACTGAATACTCTTGCAGGAAGGGTACCGGGGCCGGCCCCTCCCACCACTGCCCATCACCAAGGTCAGCTGCATGTCCTACAGTCCAAAAGGGGTCAAGCTCTAGTTCTGGCTAAATGCTATAGGCTGTGTTTCTTTCAGCAGCCACACGCTTCCAGATTGGACCTACCCATGTCTGCCTTTTCTGGTTTTAGTGGAAGCCTcagagaagaataagaaaacaaagaccaTTTTATTTatgctagaaaaaaagaaatcaacaggGGGAACAATCCCCAGGCCCAACAGGAGGGGAGCGTATTTAAATAAAGCGCGATCCATTCGCGCGGTGGAATATTCTGTTCCTCTTGAAATGATGTTTACCAACGGTTTGTAATAACACGGGAAGATGCTTGTTCTGAAGACGCCGTGTGCAGGAGGAAGCAACTGAATTGTATGCTCAGTACAAACACACCCAggcaaaacccaaaccaaacaaaacccacagaggaAAGAGACCTGAGGGACATACACCTCAGCAGGAGACGTCTTTGGGTGGCAGAATTGAGAGTTTTCTTATAACATTTCTCTATCTTCCAATTGTctacttatttttctataaagaCACAGACTGGCTGAAAGTGGAAAATAACCCAAacctcatttttttcctcccctaaAACAGTAAAAACGCTTattagaaagcaagcaagcaagacagaTGGTCCTCGGAGCCACGTTATGCCACTCGGAGGCTGAGGCCAGGAGGCCAGCAGAGCCCAGGCTATTCACCGCGGTGAGAGGGAAGAGCCTAGGCTCTGAGCCCATTTGAAGCAGATACCAGCAGGCTGCCCCCAGCTGCAGGCGTGGGCACTGCATCTGTGACTCCCTGGTAACTATGCTGGCCCCTGCCCACAGGTGCACCCAGTCGGCTTCTCTCCCAGGGAACCGAGCTAGAACCACATGGGTGGTTCAGCCCTCTTCCACCCTGAGATTGTCCTCCTCAGAAGAAGCCCTGTCCCCTAGCCTTTGTGGCCaaacccttcctcttccttctgggtGAACCTCCCTGGTTCCTCCTGTGATACCATCTCATCAGGGGGTGCTGATCATATTCGCCTGCCTTGGCCTTGTCTTAGCAGGTATGTGTGCTGGGTTCAATCTCTTCCTGGACTTGTGCTTGGTTCTCCTCCATTGGAACACTGTTGTTCCTCCACCCGCAGAGCAACGTCGGGGCCCAAACAGCCTGCGTGTGTTCATTTCACCAGTGAACTCTGTTCACTGGGCCTCTGCTGGACTCCCTACTTAGAATCACTTCTATCCCCCATACCAGCTCTTCGTCAAGCCAGTGATGACATGTCAGCTCTCAACACTCAGCCATGAATGCTGGGTTTCTTTTTGCAACAGTTTTAAGGTCATTATAAGGGCTCATCAGGAAAAGATACAGGGATTGATTGGTGATGTCTGCTGTGTCACCATAATGCACAGCAGCCCAGTGTCCCTCTCTTTATAAAGACTACATTCAGCGGGGTCTAGAACACATTTTTTCCAACTTCCCAGGAATCACTTGCCTGGTCCCTACCATTGGCATGCCATAGGCTTCTGGAAGTTTCCCTagtgtgtttcctcttctcttgagCCTAGAACCTATCCCCGACCGTACCCAGCTGGACTGGGGTCTTGCCTTCTGTCTGGCTCATTGCCAGAGGCTGCCCTCAGACCTCGCCTAGCTTGTGCCTGGAAACTGGGTTATCTTCCAAAAGTACCCTGTCCTGCCCCAGCCTGGCATCACTATGCCAGTGCCCCTTTGAGTCTTTTTACTGAAGCGATCCCTTCCCCATCCCAGTGTTCTTCAGAAGTTGATGCCTGAGAATTGAGGTGGCCTTGGcaaggggcaggaggcaggattTCCTCCCTGGGGACCCACAGTGACTCAGACAGACCTGCCTCTCCTCGTTCCTTCAAGGCAGACAAGATGGCTACCAGACACAGGGAAGGCCATGTTGATGAGCTGAATGCTGGTGGCTGGCCTGGCCCAAAGGCAGAGAGGACTCTGAACCCTGTGGAGCAAGCTGTGTTcaggtggtgctggggatggcagGGATCTGCAAAAAGAGATCTTGGAACCATGTCAGCACCCCAGCTTCCCAAGACCACAGTTGCACAATGATTGAACCCCTCCAAAGATGGATGCTTCTCTTCCCTCCAGCATGCAGAACTTGAggtaagcaaaaaacaaaacaaaacaaaacaaaaaaacaaacaaaacaacaacaacaaaacaaacaaaaaacacaagtgGGCCTTGGTCAATGGACTCTGCAAACAGGTTCCCTGTGGATGCCTTCAGACAGTCCTTCTGGCCAAACctcagggctagcctgagctcCTTTCTGTTCCTGCCCAAACCTCCTCCTTCAGTTGTTCCCACCTGTGCCCCAGATGCTTCTATAAGTAGGAATTCTAGAAGTAGGTGGCCTATGGTAGCTCACAGAAAGCCAACCAGCTTGAGGTGCCCCCCTACAGGTCCCCTGGCATCTGGCACTGTGACTGGGGTAAGACACATTTCAATGGGGTCCTGCCAGGAACTGTGGTTTGAAGCACAACACGGGGTCAGTCACTCATGCAGCTGTGGACACCTGCTGCCCTGGAATGCTGGGCCCTGGCTTCATTTTCATAGCAGGCCTGCGGACCGAAGCAGTTAAAGAATCCTCCAAGGCCCTGTAGCCTGtggtggaggggagagagaaccTCCCACTCCACAGCCGGCCATGTTTCTGCCCACCTCTTACCCAGAGTGATGGACAGGGAGTTTCTCTGAACGCTGATGGATCCCAGCAGAGAGACCGCTAGACAGGGGTCTGAGGCACATCAGGGACAGGCAAGGTCAGCACAGCAGGCAGAAGGGTGCCCCGCGCAGAAGGGAAGCCCTGTAACTCCTTAGGTACAAACCTGGGCGAGATGTGGTCAGCTAGGAAGCAAAGCACGCGCCTGCGTCCCACACAGTAGATGTAATCATCCACCACAGAGCACTGGAAGGCATCGGGGTAAGGCAGGCGGTACGTAGCGCACTCGTACCAAAGCCGGGTGCTGGCACTACAGCGGTACACACTGATGCCCAGGCTGCGGTTGAGGTCAAAACGGTAGAGAAAGCCATTGACAGCCACCATCTCGGCTGTGCGGTCCTTGCTGCCCCCTGTGGGGCTGGCCCACCAACGCTGCTCCTGGGTTGAGAATCGGAGCAGCAGGTAGCGCAGGCTGCCCCCAGTGACGAAGATCTCATTGGCGCACACCGTAGCTGTGTGTGCCAGGGCAAATGTATCATTGGGGAGTGGCGGCGCAAAGGTCCAGCGGTCCAGGCGAGGGTCATAACGCTCCACTGTGTTCAGACACTCACCTCCAATGGCATAGAGGTGCCCCTCCAGGGCCACCAGTCGACAGTGTGGCCGGGCTTGGTTCAGTGGGCACACCTCACTCCAGATTGCCGTCAGGGGGTTGTAGCAGAAGACACGGTTGGAGGGGTGTCCCCCAGGTCCCTGGCAGCCAGACACCACAAACAGATAATTGAATAGTGTACAGAGAGCACAACCCCGAGACATGACCTCCAGGGGCAGCTGGGCGAGCGGGTGCCAGGCATCCTGCacgttgtcatagcaacagaggCGGCCACTGTCTTCCTGGGGACACACGTCTGCCACCACCAAGCACTTGTGGCCACGGAACCGTCGCTGGAGGATCAGCTCCCGCTCTGTTCCACTCAGGCCCCCATAAATGTCTGGGCTGCGGAGGACTTGGAGGTAGTTATCACTCATCACCTTATAGGCAGCCTCCTTCAGGGCCTCCAGACCCTGTCTCTTAGCCAAGGTTAGCACCTCATAGCAATTGCCCAGGTCCAGGTGGACATCCAGGGCTGAAGCAGGGGTGAGCGGGACATAGAAGAAATTGGTCCCAGCTACAAGCTCCACATGGGCCTCCTCATGGCTGCAGGCTGAACTCAGCTGGGCTCTCTGGTCGAGGTTGGCAGCAGGGGGCATCCTGAATCCTTCAGGTTGCAGTTGGAGCTCTGGGTTCTCCGCGATCTGCAGGAGGCTCACCTTTCTACCGAAGCCTCCTGCAGAGGAGGATGGCTCAGGCTGTGGGGCCATTGCTTCAGCTGCACTGCCTGTGTCGTCAGCTTGGCCTCTGGAGACTGCTCCTGTGACCAGGGGTTCCGGTCTGGGCTCAGGGGCTGGAACATCGGGCAGAGCTGCTGTGAAGGGGGCTGGCCGGGAGACAGCCTTTGATGTGGACTCCACAAAATAGTCATATAATCTGCCCTTTAGCTCGTGCCCTGGCCCCTCGGCCTTATGTATAATATTCTCCTCCATCCGGATCCGGGCCACAGATGAGAAGGTGTAGGAGGCATTGGTGGTGCCTTCCTGCTGCTGAGTGGCCAAGCCCATGTCTGCAGCAGCCTGGAGGGTCCCAGCCTCTTCCTTGCTGACCGCTGTCACACAGGTGAAGGCCCAGCTCTGGTTCATGTCACCGCTGACCACTGTAGGATCAGTCCGGTAGCTGGGGCCTCCAGGGTCCCCAGACCCTGTTTGTTCTGTGGATCTGCCCTCTGGCCATGAAGAGAGCTTGTCACCCACACAGCTGCTGCCCACTCCTGGGGCAGATCTGGCTGGGGAGCTTGTAGGTTCACGGGCCAaatgagggaggtggggagggctgggcttACCTCTAACAGCTgttcctgcttcctggccaccacagGGAGGAGGCACCTGCTGAGAGTCTGGGCGCTGCTGCCTGTTCTGAGTCTCACCAGAACCTTTTCTTGTGGACTCCTCAGATCTGGAAGTGACCAGGGTACAGGAGTCTTCTGGGTCCAGTGGGGCCCCAGCCCCCTTGCTGGCTTTCCTGCGTCTCGGACCCCTTGGCAGGGCCCCCAGTACAGCCCCCTGGAAGGCAGTTTGTCCCAAGCCCTCTGCTTCATTTTCTGCTTTctggtctttgttttttctccccGCTTCCCCCGCTGAGGCAGGCCTGGACTTGTAGAGTTTGTAAGCCGCAGTCACCAGGAGCAGCACAGCTGCGGACAGCACCACCTTGCTGGTCAGCTGCATGTCCAAATGCCAGTCCTGGGTCTCTGCTCCTGCTCTGGAGGGGAGCATGCTGGCCAGGGACAGAGGAATGCCAAGAATCCGATTAATGATTGCCCAATAGGGACCAGTTCCTGGATCCTGCTGTGGAGTGGGAGGGAGTCCCTAGCCGGATCTGGCCAGCTGAGTTGCTGGAGTAGAGGTGACTAAGTTGCCTGAGGTGGCACTAGCGCAAGGGATGGCTAAGGTCACCGCTGGCCTCCTTTGGTCTTAACTGGAGGCTGAGCTTCAGATCAGTCACCTGCCACAGCTGGAGGGCATTTCGAGTGTCCAGCAGGGATTGGAAGAAGAGGGAAGCTCTTAGCCAGACTGTCATCAGATGCCCGGAAGCACGGTCTTTGTGTGTGAgcacatttgttttctcttttgcaaATCTGTAGGTTGGAGGCTTGGAGCAGCTTTTGCGGTGGttcctggggatgggggtggggtggtggggtggggctgggcgcAGTGGAGCCATGGGTACTGGGTGTGTAGGGATGGTCTTGGCCTCAACCGAGGGGTCAGCATTTAACTGACCAAGCAAGGAAGCAGTGGGGGAGGCCGAGCCTGGGCCAGCAGCCAAGCCACCTGACCGAGACTCTTGACCgcctctgccctccccttctGTGCCCGACAAGTTGAGGAGAAACCAGCTCTGCTGAAGCAGCCAGGAAATACAGTGCCGTAGCACCCAGATAAAAAAGAGACCCCAGAACACACCCTCTTCTTTAAGGTGAGCCAACCTCATAGGAAAAGAGGTCCATGGAGGACTGATAGATCCCAATCCCCAAACACCCCCCATTTTATCAACACTGTGTACCTCATCAGGTTGTAGTCAGAATGCATGAGGCCCCATGTTGCTAACGCTTAGTGAGTCTCAGCTGTTTCTGCCCCCACGCACCTGTTAGAGGTCCTCAAGGGTGGATGCAGAGGCCACAACAACAAGAGAGGTAAAGTCAATGAGAAAGAGTCGGGTCCCAACCCTGCTCTGAATAACCCTCCATCTATGCTCAGCTCCCTTGATGCCCTTTGCACATGCTTCATTCTTTAAATGTTGTCTTTAGACAGGAACTTGGTTCTGATGGCTCCGACCTCGGGAAAACTCTAAacttctttattgttgttgttgttgttgttatggtggtggtggtggtggtggtggtggtgtgtgtgtgtgtgtgtgtgtatgagtgtgtgcgcgCTCGCTCGCCTATGTGCATGcaatgtcagaggacaacctgggaGTCCATTCTCTCATCCTACCATGTAAATCCTGAAGATTGTACTCAGattgcctcagtttacccttctGCATTGTGGCAGCCTAGTGTGCATCACTTCATTGACTCTTGCAGGCAAGACCTTCTTATCTTTCCTTGTGGGCATCTCTGCACTGGGTCCTGTCAAACTCCAGGCTTCCTTGAACTCTTTCATGACCCCCTTCCTTAGTGCTCCATCCTCCCAAACCAGCTTTTCCTTCCGCAGTCCCGTCTTCCAGCCCTTCTCCCAATCCTTCCTACTTCTTTATAGCCAAAGGCCCTGAGCAAGGTGTCTGTCTTCTGCAGGGCTGACTCCTAGCAGCCCTTGGTAATGTGGACAAGAGCCAGCAAGGGCTGGGGGATGTCAGCTGACCCAGGTGGGCTGCCGGGCAGGTCATAGCTGATGCTCACAGACCCCGCTGGGGAAGCTCTCAGTGGTTCTGCGTGTGTATGTTTGCAATGTGGGTTCACTGTTCCTCTGTTACGGGGAGGCCATCAGAGCTTGTGAGTTTGTCACTCATAGTCCTCAAGAGGGGAGTGTCTACTCTGGGGACCTCCAGGAAGGTCAGGGCACAGAgggaaaggggcggggggggggcaagggCAGAACAGCGTGCTGCTGGAAGATCAGAAACCAAGATTCATACAGAGCACTGCAGAAGGCAGAACGGAGGCTCTGGGGTCCCTGGAGGCAGCATCTCCCTTGCAGGATGTTAGGATTCTAGCTCAGGCCCCAGCCCAAGTCTCATTCCATCCGCAAGTGAACAAACGCTACCTACAAATGCCATAAatcacaggttaaaaaaaaagtctctgcttagagaaaactgaaatgaacaaatgaaaacagaagtgaaATTAAAAGATAATTGGAAGTCTATATTGAGCTTCTTTGGATGCGCCTGTCTGTCACCAATCTGGTCCCCTGCGTGCTTGGG from Acomys russatus chromosome 29, mAcoRus1.1, whole genome shotgun sequence encodes the following:
- the Klhdc7a gene encoding kelch domain-containing protein 7A; its protein translation is MLPSRAGAETQDWHLDMQLTSKVVLSAAVLLLVTAAYKLYKSRPASAGEAGRKNKDQKAENEAEGLGQTAFQGAVLGALPRGPRRRKASKGAGAPLDPEDSCTLVTSRSEESTRKGSGETQNRQQRPDSQQVPPPCGGQEAGTAVRGKPSPPHLPHLAREPTSSPARSAPGVGSSCVGDKLSSWPEGRSTEQTGSGDPGGPSYRTDPTVVSGDMNQSWAFTCVTAVSKEEAGTLQAAADMGLATQQQEGTTNASYTFSSVARIRMEENIIHKAEGPGHELKGRLYDYFVESTSKAVSRPAPFTAALPDVPAPEPRPEPLVTGAVSRGQADDTGSAAEAMAPQPEPSSSAGGFGRKVSLLQIAENPELQLQPEGFRMPPAANLDQRAQLSSACSHEEAHVELVAGTNFFYVPLTPASALDVHLDLGNCYEVLTLAKRQGLEALKEAAYKVMSDNYLQVLRSPDIYGGLSGTERELILQRRFRGHKCLVVADVCPQEDSGRLCCYDNVQDAWHPLAQLPLEVMSRGCALCTLFNYLFVVSGCQGPGGHPSNRVFCYNPLTAIWSEVCPLNQARPHCRLVALEGHLYAIGGECLNTVERYDPRLDRWTFAPPLPNDTFALAHTATVCANEIFVTGGSLRYLLLRFSTQEQRWWASPTGGSKDRTAEMVAVNGFLYRFDLNRSLGISVYRCSASTRLWYECATYRLPYPDAFQCSVVDDYIYCVGRRRVLCFLADHISPRFVPKELQGFPSARGTLLPAVLTLPVPDVPQTPV